In a single window of the Streptomyces sp. NBC_00285 genome:
- a CDS encoding FAD-dependent oxidoreductase: MTGAVGPHRDRRAVFLPPPPGAARLGGRARSTAVVGAGIAGLAAATALAERGVHVTLHEREPYLGGRVGGWPITLYDGSTATMSRGFHAFFRQYYNLRSLLRRTDRHLDRLTALPDYPLRHADGLHDSFRRVPRTPPLSALGFVALSPSFRSRDLLRMNPAAALALLDVRVPEIYTRFDDVSAHDFLDTLRFPKAARHLAFEVFSRSFFADPRQLSAAEMVLMFHIYFLGSAEGLLFDVPGDPFSTALWDPLASHLQRHGVTIRTATTVDTVSPTADGGFTVAANGEEKRYDTVVLALDTLGLGTLVARSPDLGDAAWRARIGGLRTAPPFLVSRLWLDRPVARDRPGFLGTAGYGSLDNISVLERWEREAARWAARTGGSVVELHGYALPEDAAPDAEASRLIEQLRRVYPETRGARILDARHEWRRDCPLFPPGGHVDRPGVRTPHPGLLLAGDLVRTDLPVALMERAATSGFLAANALLQSWGVRGHPLWTVPDRGRTRVLRGLARLHRA; encoded by the coding sequence ATGACCGGCGCCGTCGGCCCGCACCGCGACCGCCGCGCCGTCTTCCTGCCCCCGCCGCCGGGGGCGGCACGCCTCGGCGGACGCGCGCGCAGCACGGCGGTCGTGGGCGCCGGTATCGCGGGCCTCGCCGCCGCCACGGCCCTGGCCGAACGAGGCGTCCACGTCACGCTCCACGAACGCGAGCCCTACCTGGGCGGCCGCGTGGGCGGCTGGCCGATCACCCTGTACGACGGCTCCACCGCGACCATGAGCCGAGGCTTCCACGCCTTCTTCCGCCAGTACTACAACCTCCGCAGCCTGCTGCGCCGCACCGACCGCCACCTCGACCGCCTCACCGCCCTGCCCGACTACCCGCTGCGGCACGCCGACGGACTCCACGACAGCTTCCGCCGGGTCCCGCGCACCCCACCGCTGAGCGCACTGGGCTTCGTGGCCCTCAGCCCCTCCTTCCGCTCGCGCGACCTGCTCCGGATGAACCCCGCCGCCGCCCTGGCCCTGCTCGACGTACGGGTCCCCGAGATCTACACGCGGTTCGACGACGTCAGCGCCCACGACTTCCTGGACACGCTGCGCTTCCCGAAGGCCGCACGCCATCTGGCCTTCGAGGTGTTCTCCCGCAGCTTCTTCGCCGACCCCCGGCAGCTGTCGGCCGCCGAGATGGTCCTGATGTTCCACATCTACTTCCTCGGTTCCGCCGAGGGCCTGCTCTTCGACGTCCCCGGCGACCCGTTCTCGACGGCCCTGTGGGACCCCCTCGCCTCCCACCTGCAGCGACACGGCGTCACCATCCGCACGGCCACCACGGTCGACACCGTCTCGCCCACCGCGGACGGCGGCTTCACGGTCGCGGCGAACGGCGAGGAGAAGCGGTACGACACGGTCGTACTCGCCCTCGACACCCTCGGACTGGGCACGCTGGTCGCCCGCTCGCCCGACCTGGGCGATGCCGCATGGCGTGCCCGCATCGGAGGGCTCCGCACGGCCCCGCCCTTCCTGGTTTCCCGCCTGTGGCTCGACCGACCCGTGGCCCGTGACCGGCCCGGCTTCCTCGGCACGGCCGGATACGGCTCGCTGGACAACATCAGCGTCCTCGAACGCTGGGAGCGAGAAGCCGCCCGCTGGGCCGCGCGCACCGGCGGATCCGTGGTCGAGCTGCACGGATACGCCCTGCCCGAGGACGCCGCTCCCGACGCGGAGGCGAGCCGCCTGATCGAGCAGCTCCGGCGCGTCTACCCGGAGACCCGCGGCGCGCGCATCCTCGACGCCCGCCACGAGTGGCGCCGGGACTGCCCTCTGTTCCCACCCGGCGGCCACGTCGACCGCCCCGGCGTACGAACCCCGCACCCCGGTCTGCTGCTCGCCGGCGACCTGGTCCGCACCGACCTGCCCGTGGCGCTGATGGAGCGGGCCGCCACCAGCGGATTCCTCGCCGCCAACGCGCTGTTGCAGTCCTGGGGAGTACGCGGCCACCCCCTGTGGACCGTGCCCGACCGCGGCCGCACCCGTGTGCTGAGGGGCCTGGCCCGCCTTCACCGAGCCTGA
- a CDS encoding SRPBCC family protein, translating into MAVRHRLIKVSPSAVWDVLADGHRYAEWVVGTSESEPVRGQWPHKDAAIRFQVAIGPLKLVNETVVRRCEEGVDLELEAHAGPLGTARIAIELRPWGEHCLVIVDEHPLQGAGGRLHNVGFDALIQLRHRTMLARLARLCENEVREAPRQASARGVAGVGHA; encoded by the coding sequence GTGGCCGTTCGCCATCGTCTGATCAAAGTCAGCCCGAGCGCCGTGTGGGACGTCCTCGCCGACGGCCACCGCTACGCGGAGTGGGTGGTGGGAACCTCCGAGTCCGAGCCGGTCCGCGGGCAGTGGCCGCACAAGGACGCGGCGATCCGCTTCCAGGTCGCGATCGGCCCGCTGAAGCTGGTCAACGAGACGGTCGTACGCCGCTGCGAGGAAGGCGTGGACCTGGAACTGGAGGCCCACGCCGGACCGCTGGGCACCGCGCGCATCGCGATCGAACTGCGGCCGTGGGGCGAGCACTGCCTGGTGATCGTGGACGAGCACCCCCTTCAGGGCGCGGGCGGCCGACTGCACAACGTCGGCTTCGACGCGCTGATCCAGCTGCGCCACCGCACCATGCTGGCCCGTCTCGCCCGGCTGTGCGAGAACGAGGTACGTGAGGCTCCCCGACAGGCGTCGGCGCGAGGCGTGGCGGGAGTCGGGCATGCCTGA
- a CDS encoding phytoene desaturase family protein produces the protein MPDAVVIGAGPNGLVAANLLADAGWSVEVLEEQPESGGAVRHDHGVDPAYVSDLFSAFYPLAAASPILAGLRLDRYGLRWSHAPSVLAHPLTDGSCALLDRDIDTTAASLDAFAWGDGAAWRRLHDVWESLRPDIVDALFTPFPPVRATARLARRLRAAGGLRMARTLVLPVRRMGEEEFHGQGGRLLLAGNALHADLAPESAGSGGFGWLMAMLGQTYGFPVPVGGSGALTDALTRRLEAKGGLIRCGQRVERIVVRGGRAVGVRTAAGDAVVARRAVLADVSVPALYGDLLDPEHLPAQLQEDLRRFQWDFATFKVDWALDGPVPWQAEPASRAGTVHLADGVDELTRFAAQIAMREVPDRPFLLFGQMTTADATRSPRGTESTWAYTHVPHEIGADAGDEGITGRWDTKDQELMADRVERQVERFAPGFRSLVRARRILAPPTLESLDANLHGGAINGGTTAIHQQLVFRPAPGTGRPETAVPGLFLASAGAHPGGGVHGAPGANAARAVLHRHRPPGLARAQRLLTRRDRAGTSR, from the coding sequence ATGCCTGATGCCGTGGTGATCGGAGCGGGCCCCAACGGCCTGGTCGCCGCCAACCTGCTCGCGGACGCCGGGTGGAGTGTCGAGGTACTGGAGGAGCAGCCGGAGTCGGGTGGCGCGGTCCGCCACGACCACGGAGTGGATCCGGCCTACGTCAGCGACCTCTTCAGCGCCTTCTACCCGCTCGCGGCCGCCTCCCCGATCCTGGCCGGGCTGCGCCTGGACCGGTACGGGCTGCGGTGGAGCCACGCACCCAGCGTGCTCGCGCACCCGCTCACCGACGGCAGCTGCGCCCTCCTGGACCGCGACATCGACACGACCGCCGCGTCCCTCGACGCCTTCGCATGGGGCGACGGGGCGGCCTGGCGGCGACTGCACGACGTATGGGAGTCCCTGCGCCCCGACATCGTGGACGCCCTGTTCACCCCCTTCCCGCCGGTCCGCGCGACGGCCCGGCTGGCGAGGCGGCTGCGGGCCGCGGGCGGACTGCGCATGGCCCGCACCCTGGTCCTGCCGGTCCGGCGCATGGGCGAGGAGGAGTTCCACGGCCAGGGCGGCCGACTGCTGCTGGCCGGAAACGCCCTGCACGCCGACCTCGCCCCCGAGTCGGCGGGCAGCGGCGGCTTCGGCTGGCTGATGGCCATGCTGGGACAGACGTACGGCTTCCCCGTCCCCGTCGGCGGCTCCGGCGCCCTGACCGACGCCCTGACCCGACGCCTGGAGGCCAAGGGCGGTCTGATCCGCTGCGGGCAGCGCGTCGAGCGGATCGTCGTCCGCGGCGGGCGGGCCGTCGGCGTGCGCACGGCCGCCGGTGACGCGGTGGTGGCGCGCCGCGCGGTGCTGGCGGACGTGTCGGTGCCCGCCCTGTACGGCGACCTCCTCGACCCCGAGCATCTGCCCGCCCAGCTCCAGGAGGACCTGCGCCGGTTCCAGTGGGACTTCGCCACCTTCAAGGTGGACTGGGCGCTGGACGGCCCCGTGCCGTGGCAGGCGGAACCGGCGTCCCGGGCGGGCACCGTGCACCTGGCCGACGGAGTGGACGAGCTCACCCGCTTCGCCGCACAGATCGCCATGCGGGAGGTCCCCGACCGGCCCTTCCTGCTGTTCGGCCAGATGACCACCGCCGACGCCACCCGCTCCCCCCGGGGCACCGAATCGACCTGGGCCTACACCCACGTCCCCCACGAGATCGGCGCCGACGCCGGCGACGAGGGCATCACCGGCCGCTGGGACACGAAGGACCAGGAACTCATGGCCGACCGGGTCGAACGCCAGGTGGAACGCTTCGCGCCCGGCTTCCGCTCCCTGGTCCGCGCCCGCCGCATCCTGGCGCCCCCGACGCTGGAGTCCCTCGACGCCAATCTGCACGGCGGCGCCATCAACGGGGGTACCACCGCGATACACCAGCAGCTCGTCTTCCGCCCGGCCCCCGGCACCGGCCGCCCCGAGACCGCCGTCCCCGGCCTCTTCCTGGCCTCCGCCGGGGCCCACCCGGGCGGCGGCGTCCACGGCGCACCAGGCGCCAACGCCGCCCGGGCCGTACTGCACCGCCACCGGCCACCGGGCCTGGCCCGCGCCCAACGGCTGCTGACCCGCCGCGACCGCGCCGGAACCAGCCGCTGA
- a CDS encoding lycopene cyclase family protein — protein MLEADVAIIGAGAAGLSLAHRLTCPAPGSRRLSVVLLEAPPGPLRPPPRTWCFWEAAGAGRFDAAVSASWRRLRVHRPTGPPIEDDISPLRYKMIRSDDFTRLITQDLARHTGTRHLEATVDTVDGLPEGARIQARTAGGEALSVQARWVFDSRPLGSLPAARTTLLQHFRGWFVRTDRPVFDPARAELMDFRTPQPPTGLSFGYVLPTGPHQALVEYTEFSPTTLTGDQYDAALRHYTGTVLGLDDFEITGTETGVIPMTDAPFARQTGPCVFRIGAAGGATRPATGYTFTGVQRQTAAVAEALRQGRRPLPPQPHPARSRAMDAVLLHALDSGLVDGAAFFSRLFTRVPMARLLRFLDGETRLHEDLGIGLHTPVRPMLRAAAEVPRLPRRPFPGP, from the coding sequence GTGCTGGAGGCAGACGTCGCCATCATCGGAGCGGGAGCCGCGGGACTGTCCCTGGCCCACCGTCTGACCTGCCCCGCCCCCGGCTCCCGCCGCCTGTCCGTCGTCCTGTTGGAAGCCCCGCCCGGCCCCCTTCGGCCGCCCCCTCGCACCTGGTGCTTCTGGGAGGCGGCGGGAGCAGGACGCTTCGACGCGGCCGTCTCCGCCTCCTGGCGCCGACTGCGCGTGCACCGGCCCACGGGGCCGCCGATCGAGGACGACATCTCCCCCCTGCGGTACAAGATGATCCGCTCGGACGACTTCACCCGTCTGATCACCCAGGATCTCGCCCGCCACACCGGCACACGGCACCTGGAAGCGACGGTCGACACCGTGGACGGCCTCCCGGAGGGCGCCCGCATCCAGGCCCGCACCGCGGGCGGCGAAGCGCTCTCCGTGCAGGCCCGCTGGGTGTTCGACTCCCGTCCGCTCGGCAGCCTGCCCGCCGCCCGGACCACCCTGCTGCAGCACTTCCGAGGCTGGTTCGTACGGACGGACCGCCCCGTCTTCGACCCGGCCCGTGCCGAACTCATGGACTTCCGCACCCCCCAGCCCCCCACCGGACTCTCGTTCGGATACGTCCTGCCCACCGGCCCGCACCAGGCCCTGGTGGAGTACACGGAGTTCTCCCCGACGACCCTGACCGGCGACCAGTACGACGCAGCCCTGCGCCACTACACCGGCACCGTGCTCGGCCTGGACGACTTCGAGATCACCGGCACCGAGACCGGTGTCATCCCCATGACCGACGCGCCTTTCGCCCGGCAGACAGGGCCCTGCGTCTTCCGCATCGGCGCGGCGGGAGGAGCCACCCGGCCTGCCACCGGCTACACCTTCACGGGCGTACAGCGGCAGACCGCGGCCGTCGCGGAGGCCCTGCGCCAGGGACGCAGGCCGCTGCCGCCGCAGCCGCACCCGGCCCGCTCACGCGCCATGGACGCCGTGCTGCTGCACGCCCTCGACAGTGGCCTCGTGGACGGTGCCGCCTTCTTCTCCCGCCTGTTCACCCGGGTCCCCATGGCCCGGCTGCTGCGCTTCCTGGACGGCGAGACCCGGCTGCACGAGGACCTCGGCATCGGCCTGCACACCCCGGTGCGGCCCATGCTCCGCGCCGCCGCAGAAGTCCCCAGGCTGCCCCGACGCCCCTTTCCCGGCCCCTGA
- a CDS encoding sigma-70 family RNA polymerase sigma factor: MTTARQTSADIDTTHKVSNADNKDSGDADLIEGFLAGDERYLAAVHHRWGALVHALARRSLGDDREAEDITQVVFLAAWRGRAGFTPERGNLPAWLVGIARRKIADALSARTRRNELVAAAGARLLLVAQAQDARPETVLDRVVLADELSRLPPAQRRVLNLAFYDDLTQTQIAELTGWPLGTVKSHARRGLHRLARRLEEDDAVQCAA, encoded by the coding sequence ATGACGACCGCCCGGCAAACCAGCGCGGACATCGACACCACCCATAAAGTCAGCAATGCGGACAATAAAGACAGCGGTGATGCCGACCTCATCGAGGGATTCCTGGCCGGCGACGAGAGGTACCTCGCAGCCGTCCACCACCGGTGGGGCGCTCTCGTGCACGCCCTCGCCCGGCGCTCCCTGGGCGACGACAGGGAAGCGGAGGACATCACTCAGGTGGTGTTCCTGGCCGCATGGCGCGGCCGGGCCGGATTCACACCCGAGCGCGGCAACCTGCCCGCCTGGCTCGTGGGCATCGCCCGCCGGAAGATCGCGGACGCACTGTCGGCCCGCACCCGGCGCAACGAACTCGTCGCCGCCGCGGGCGCCCGACTGCTCCTGGTGGCCCAAGCCCAGGACGCGAGGCCGGAGACGGTTCTCGACCGTGTCGTCCTGGCCGACGAACTCTCCCGGCTTCCCCCGGCGCAACGCCGCGTGCTGAACCTCGCCTTCTACGACGACCTGACCCAGACCCAGATCGCCGAACTCACCGGCTGGCCCCTCGGCACCGTCAAGAGCCACGCCCGGCGCGGACTGCACCGCCTCGCTCGCCGACTGGAGGAGGACGACGCCGTGCAGTGCGCCGCGTAG
- a CDS encoding class I SAM-dependent methyltransferase has product MTVLRDADLATAFDHAAHSYDALVAANPGYHAHLRRSARRLRLPHPGTGLRVLDLGCGTGASTAALCAVLPDADITAVDASGGMLERARAKPWPAGVRFVHAPAEDLTEAGVEGPFDAVFAAYLFRNVADPDAVLATAHGLLAPHGRLAVHEYTLSGRPGHRAVWTAVCRGLVLPVATALGDGDLYRHLWRSVVDFDTVGQFTDRVRTAGFDQVRALPLPGWQTGITHTVVGRRTDTTAGAGR; this is encoded by the coding sequence ATGACCGTGCTGCGTGACGCGGATCTGGCGACCGCTTTCGACCATGCGGCGCACAGCTACGACGCCTTGGTGGCCGCCAACCCCGGCTACCACGCCCACCTGCGCCGCTCCGCCCGCCGACTCAGGCTGCCGCACCCCGGCACCGGACTGCGCGTACTGGATCTCGGCTGCGGCACGGGCGCGTCCACCGCGGCACTGTGCGCTGTCCTGCCCGACGCCGACATCACGGCCGTCGACGCCTCCGGCGGCATGCTGGAACGCGCCCGGGCCAAACCCTGGCCGGCCGGCGTCAGGTTCGTGCACGCCCCGGCGGAAGACCTCACCGAGGCGGGTGTGGAAGGGCCTTTCGACGCGGTCTTCGCCGCCTACCTCTTCCGCAACGTGGCCGATCCCGACGCCGTCCTCGCCACCGCCCACGGCCTGCTCGCCCCGCACGGCCGGCTCGCTGTGCACGAGTACACCCTGAGCGGGCGCCCCGGCCACCGCGCGGTGTGGACAGCCGTGTGCCGCGGTCTGGTGCTGCCCGTCGCCACCGCGCTCGGCGACGGTGACCTGTACCGCCATCTGTGGCGCAGCGTCGTGGACTTCGACACGGTCGGACAGTTCACGGACCGCGTCCGCACGGCCGGGTTCGACCAGGTGCGGGCGCTGCCGCTGCCCGGCTGGCAGACCGGCATCACCCACACGGTCGTGGGCCGCCGCACGGACACCACCGCGGGGGCGGGGCGATGA